In Triticum aestivum cultivar Chinese Spring chromosome 5B, IWGSC CS RefSeq v2.1, whole genome shotgun sequence, the following proteins share a genomic window:
- the LOC123117160 gene encoding non-specific lipid transfer protein GPI-anchored 5, with protein MAARARAVAAMSSSSSVLLAAAVALALLVASATAQSGCTSVLIGLYPCMNYISGSGTAPTKSCCSQLASVVQSQPQCLCSALGGDSSSLGGVTINKTRALELPNACNVQTPPASKCDGAGGGSAPGASANTPTTPAGLGSKTTPSAYLQGSGGSSLHGPAGMVLALAIAAVYAVSAV; from the exons ATGGCGGCAAGAGCGAGAGCGGTGGCCGCCATGTCCAGCAGCAGCAGCGTCCTCCTGGCCGCGGCGGTGGCACTGGCGCTGCTGGTGGCGTCGGCGACGGCGCAGTCCGGGTGCACGTCTGTGCTGATCGGCCTGTACCCGTGCATGAACTACATCAGCGGCAGCGGCACGGCGCCGACCAAGTCCTGCTGTTCGCAGCTCGCCTCTGTGGTGCAGTCCCAGCCGCAGTGCCTTTGCAGCGCGCTTGGCGGTGACTCGTCGTCGCTCGGCGGCGTCACCATCAACAAGACCCGCGCGCTCGAGCTGCCCAACGCCTGCAACGTGCAGACCCCGCCGGCGAGCAAGTGCGACGGCG CTGGTGGTGGCAGTGCTCCCGGCGCCAGTGCCAACACACCGACCACCCCGGCCGGTTTGGGATCGAAGACGACGCCGTCGGCGTATCTGCAGGGGAGCGGAGGCTCGTCGCTCCATGGCCCGGCGGGTATGGTGTTGGCGCTCGCGATCGCTGCGGTCTACGCCGTGTCGGCCGTGTGA